The Gemmatimonadota bacterium genome includes a window with the following:
- a CDS encoding cyclase family protein: MQCHACTFTLQPLGLWASGDWCVRSVVSRAPAGLPILLLLLAALGCRGEERAAAPAGALDLSAYELVDLTHSFNAWTIYWPTSPSTFQLQRLAYGPTPAGFFYAANAISAPEHGGTHLDAPIHFAEGRWTTEQIPLDRLVGPAVVIDISERATADRDYRLTAGDVLEFESVHGQIPAGSIVLLRTGWSRHWPDRKAYLGDDTPGDASNLHFPSYGESAARLLVEQHQVAALGADVASIDYGPSQDFIVHQIAMGANVPGLENLTNLERLPATGALVFALPMKIEGGSGGPLRAIALVPRRPAGEEGP, translated from the coding sequence ATGCAGTGCCATGCCTGTACCTTCACGCTCCAGCCCCTGGGGCTCTGGGCCTCCGGCGACTGGTGTGTTCGCTCCGTCGTGTCGCGGGCTCCGGCTGGCCTCCCGATACTCCTGCTGCTGCTCGCCGCGCTCGGCTGCCGGGGCGAGGAGCGCGCCGCCGCACCTGCCGGCGCGCTGGACCTTTCCGCCTACGAGCTGGTGGACCTGACGCACTCCTTCAATGCCTGGACCATCTACTGGCCGACGTCGCCCTCGACCTTCCAGCTCCAGCGGCTGGCCTACGGCCCCACGCCGGCCGGCTTCTTCTACGCGGCCAACGCGATCTCCGCCCCGGAGCACGGCGGGACCCACCTGGACGCGCCCATCCACTTCGCCGAGGGGCGCTGGACCACGGAGCAGATCCCGCTCGACCGGCTGGTCGGCCCGGCCGTGGTCATTGACATCTCCGAGCGCGCCACCGCCGACCGCGACTACCGCCTGACCGCCGGGGACGTGCTCGAGTTCGAGAGCGTGCACGGCCAGATCCCGGCGGGCAGCATCGTCCTGCTGCGCACCGGCTGGAGCCGCCACTGGCCTGACCGCAAGGCCTACCTGGGCGACGACACGCCCGGCGACGCGTCCAACCTCCACTTCCCCAGCTACGGCGAGTCCGCGGCGCGGCTGCTGGTCGAGCAGCATCAGGTCGCCGCGCTGGGAGCCGACGTCGCCTCCATCGACTACGGGCCGTCGCAGGACTTCATCGTGCACCAGATCGCCATGGGTGCGAACGTCCCCGGCCTCGAGAACCTGACCAACCTTGAGCGGCTGCCGGCCACGGGCGCGCTCGTCTTCGCGCTGCCCATGAAGATCGAGGGCGGGTCCGGCGGCCCGCTCCGCGCCATTGCACTGGTGCCGCGCCGGCCGGCGGGCGAGGAGGGGCCGTGA
- a CDS encoding RidA family protein, which yields MSERQRVPTTAPWARTVGYSRAVRVGRQIYVSGTAPVGDQGGIAHPGDPYRQALRCFEIILAALREAGAGPEHVVRTRMYVADPAHWEAVGRAHGEVLGDARPATTMVVTGFIDPEILVEIEADAVLWDQP from the coding sequence GTGAGCGAGCGGCAGCGCGTGCCCACGACCGCGCCCTGGGCCAGGACCGTCGGCTACTCCCGCGCCGTGCGCGTGGGCCGCCAGATCTACGTCTCCGGCACCGCGCCGGTGGGCGACCAGGGCGGCATCGCGCACCCGGGCGACCCCTACCGCCAGGCGCTCCGCTGCTTCGAGATCATCCTGGCCGCACTGCGCGAGGCGGGCGCCGGCCCTGAGCACGTCGTGCGCACCCGGATGTACGTGGCCGACCCCGCCCACTGGGAAGCGGTCGGCCGTGCCCATGGCGAGGTGCTGGGCGACGCGCGCCCGGCGACCACCATGGTCGTGACCGGCTTCATCGACCCCGAGATCCTGGTCGAGATCGAGGCCGACGCCGTGCTCTGGGACCAGCCGTAG